A window of Sphingobacterium sp. SRCM116780 contains these coding sequences:
- a CDS encoding O-acetylhomoserine aminocarboxypropyltransferase/cysteine synthase family protein codes for MSDNKNLKFETLQVHAGQVADPTTGSRAVPIYQTSSYVFENAEHGANLFALKQFGNIYTRLQNPTTDVFEKRVAALEGGVAALAVASGQAAQFIALNNILEAGDNFISSSNIYGGTYNQFKVAFKRLGIEVRFTQETTAEEFEALINEKTKALFLETIGNPSYDIPDFDKIAAVARKHDIPLIVDNTFGAAGYLFKPLEHGAAVVVASATKWIGGHGTSLGGVIVDGGTYNWGNGKFKQFSEPSDGYHGLIFSDVFGIHGPFGNIQFAIRARVEGLRDFGPAISPFNSFQLIQGLETLSLRVQRHVDNTLEVAKWLEAHPQVEKVNYPGLKSSPSYGNAQKYLKNGYGAVLSFQIKGDPTKANDFIDSLELISHLANVGDTKSLIIHPAATTHQQLSEEEQKTAGVFPGLLRLSVGIEHIDDIKEDLQQAFDKIK; via the coding sequence ATGTCTGATAATAAAAATCTTAAATTCGAAACACTTCAAGTGCATGCAGGTCAAGTTGCGGATCCAACAACTGGTTCGCGTGCTGTTCCTATATATCAAACAAGCTCCTATGTATTTGAAAATGCAGAGCACGGAGCGAATCTATTTGCTCTAAAGCAATTTGGCAACATCTATACACGTTTGCAGAACCCAACTACGGATGTTTTTGAGAAACGGGTAGCTGCACTAGAAGGTGGTGTAGCTGCTTTGGCAGTTGCTTCAGGTCAAGCTGCACAATTTATTGCTCTTAATAATATTTTAGAAGCGGGTGACAACTTTATTTCAAGCAGCAACATCTATGGGGGTACTTACAATCAGTTTAAAGTTGCTTTCAAAAGATTAGGTATTGAAGTCCGATTTACCCAAGAAACAACAGCTGAAGAATTCGAGGCGCTAATCAATGAGAAGACAAAGGCTTTATTTTTGGAAACTATTGGAAATCCGAGCTATGATATCCCTGATTTTGACAAAATAGCTGCTGTTGCTAGAAAGCATGATATCCCTCTTATCGTTGACAATACTTTTGGGGCTGCCGGTTATTTATTTAAGCCATTGGAACACGGTGCTGCAGTAGTAGTAGCGTCCGCTACAAAATGGATTGGTGGCCATGGTACTAGCCTTGGAGGTGTTATTGTTGATGGTGGCACATACAATTGGGGCAATGGTAAATTCAAGCAATTTTCTGAACCTTCGGATGGCTATCATGGATTAATTTTTTCTGATGTATTTGGTATTCATGGTCCTTTTGGGAATATTCAGTTTGCCATCCGCGCTCGCGTGGAAGGTCTTCGCGATTTTGGTCCTGCTATTTCACCCTTCAATTCTTTTCAATTAATACAAGGATTAGAAACATTATCATTACGTGTTCAACGTCATGTAGACAATACTTTAGAGGTTGCAAAATGGCTTGAAGCACATCCTCAAGTAGAAAAAGTAAATTACCCTGGTTTGAAAAGCTCTCCTAGCTATGGGAATGCTCAAAAATATTTAAAGAATGGATACGGTGCTGTCCTCTCCTTTCAAATCAAAGGTGATCCTACAAAAGCTAATGATTTTATCGATAGTCTTGAATTAATAAGTCATCTGGCAAATGTGGGTGATACAAAATCATTAATCATTCACCCAGCAGCGACAACACATCAACAATTAAGTGAAGAAGAGCAAAAAACTGCTGGTGTATTTCCTGGTTTACTTCGTTTATCTGTTGGTATTGAACATATTGATGATATCAAAGAAGATTTACAACAGGCTTTTGATAAGATAAAATAG
- a CDS encoding homoserine dehydrogenase translates to MSKKLTIGMFGFGVVGQGLYDIIKTKNLNLEIKKFVIKNADKKRTLPAELFTTDAEVILGDPEINTVVELIDDAEAAYLLTVRALKSGKNVVSANKKMIATHLEELASIQQEYGTSLLYEGAVCGSIPIIRNLEEYYDNELLHAVTGIFNGSSNFILSKVFNENQAYGDALKEAQDLGFAETDPTLDVGGFDPKYKLTIVASHAYGIYVNPDDVFNIGIDKLGSQDIRFAKEKNFKIKLIPTAREVDHSKVILYVIPKFVSSDNILFNVENENNGVLVKAAFADEQFFYGKGAGGHPTGSAVLSDITALRYDYRYEYKKHLNTNALTYSNDHEIKVYLRYEDDRLIEKLGFTEIIERYYAPDFKYVIGTINLRQISDLKAEIHQDGNFIAEIA, encoded by the coding sequence ATGAGTAAAAAATTGACGATTGGAATGTTTGGATTCGGAGTTGTAGGACAAGGATTATATGACATTATCAAGACCAAAAATTTAAATTTAGAGATTAAAAAATTTGTCATCAAAAATGCTGACAAAAAAAGAACATTACCTGCAGAATTGTTTACAACAGATGCTGAAGTAATTCTTGGAGATCCAGAAATCAACACCGTAGTTGAATTGATCGACGATGCTGAGGCAGCTTATCTGTTAACAGTGCGTGCACTCAAATCAGGTAAGAATGTTGTTTCTGCAAACAAAAAAATGATTGCTACTCATTTAGAAGAATTGGCTTCTATTCAACAAGAGTATGGCACGAGCTTATTATATGAAGGTGCGGTATGTGGAAGTATTCCAATTATCCGTAATCTAGAAGAATATTATGATAATGAATTGCTACATGCTGTAACTGGTATTTTTAATGGATCATCTAATTTTATCCTTTCGAAGGTATTCAATGAAAATCAAGCTTATGGAGATGCATTAAAAGAAGCACAAGACTTAGGATTTGCAGAAACTGACCCAACTTTAGATGTAGGTGGATTTGACCCTAAATATAAATTAACTATTGTAGCTTCTCATGCTTATGGTATTTATGTGAATCCTGATGATGTCTTCAATATTGGAATTGACAAATTGGGCTCACAGGATATTCGTTTTGCAAAAGAAAAAAATTTCAAAATCAAATTGATTCCAACTGCCAGAGAAGTTGATCATAGCAAGGTCATTCTCTATGTTATTCCTAAGTTTGTCAGCTCAGACAACATTTTATTTAATGTTGAGAATGAAAATAATGGAGTCTTAGTTAAAGCGGCTTTTGCAGATGAACAGTTTTTCTATGGCAAAGGAGCTGGAGGCCACCCAACAGGCTCTGCTGTATTATCCGATATTACAGCTCTTCGTTATGATTATAGATATGAATATAAGAAACACTTGAATACAAATGCATTGACATATAGCAATGATCATGAGATCAAAGTGTATTTAAGATATGAAGATGATCGCTTAATTGAAAAATTAGGTTTTACAGAAATCATTGAAAGATATTACGCTCCTGATTTTAAATATGTTATAGGAACCATCAATTTACGACAAATCAGTGATTTGAAAGCTGAAATTCACCAAGATGGTAACTTTATTGCAGAGATTGCATAA
- a CDS encoding TolC family protein, translating to MKIYYRFVPIICCIFLLIEPAKAQDEVLQNYVQHGLDSNLIIQQKNLSLQKALNGLQVAKSLYLPSVNVDITYTEAQGGRSINLPVGDMLNPVYNTLNALTQSSNFPAIENQQINFLPQNYYDAKIRTSMPLLNTDLGHNKNIKKNQIILHENEVEIYKRELVKQIKESYFNYNMALQVVAIYKSSWELANESLRVNQKLIDAGKGLPAYLIRAQTEIAQAEAQIVTAEQQVKNTKIYFNSLLNRNMNAEILISDSTQVTQELEKIDLLSLTYQKREELKSLQTNIEIQESLYKMNKQFLVPKLNAFLDLGSQAEGLKFNNDSRYFMIGAQLQMPIFNGNRNRLKIQESKIDIADAKNKLAQAEQQLNMVVEVAKNEVVAANKNYQQAQVQLESAGTYQRLIQKGFLAGVNTYIETIDARTQYTSAKLALNIQKYKLLTSLAKLERESATYLFP from the coding sequence ATGAAGATTTATTATCGTTTTGTTCCTATTATATGTTGTATTTTTTTATTGATAGAACCAGCTAAAGCGCAAGATGAGGTGTTGCAAAATTATGTCCAGCATGGGTTGGATAGTAATTTGATCATACAACAAAAGAATTTATCACTTCAAAAAGCATTAAATGGACTACAGGTTGCTAAATCTTTATATTTACCTTCCGTTAATGTTGATATTACCTATACAGAAGCACAAGGAGGTCGTAGTATCAATCTTCCTGTAGGAGATATGTTAAATCCTGTTTATAATACTTTAAATGCCCTGACGCAATCGTCTAATTTTCCAGCAATTGAGAATCAACAGATTAACTTCCTACCTCAAAATTATTATGATGCAAAGATTAGAACCAGTATGCCTTTGCTAAATACAGATCTTGGACATAATAAAAATATTAAAAAGAATCAGATCATATTGCACGAAAATGAGGTGGAGATCTATAAAAGAGAATTGGTTAAGCAAATTAAAGAATCTTATTTTAATTATAATATGGCACTTCAGGTTGTTGCTATTTATAAATCATCTTGGGAGCTAGCAAATGAAAGCCTACGTGTAAATCAAAAATTGATCGATGCAGGAAAAGGATTACCTGCTTACTTGATTCGTGCGCAAACTGAGATCGCACAAGCAGAAGCACAGATCGTAACCGCAGAACAACAAGTAAAGAACACGAAAATTTATTTCAATTCCTTATTGAATAGAAATATGAATGCTGAAATTCTGATCAGTGATTCAACACAAGTAACGCAGGAGTTAGAAAAGATAGACTTATTGTCTTTAACCTATCAGAAAAGAGAAGAGCTGAAATCATTACAAACGAATATAGAAATTCAGGAATCTTTATATAAAATGAATAAGCAATTTTTGGTTCCAAAACTGAATGCTTTTTTGGACTTAGGTTCTCAAGCAGAGGGGTTAAAATTTAATAATGACTCTCGATATTTTATGATTGGAGCACAATTGCAAATGCCTATTTTTAATGGTAATAGAAATCGATTAAAAATTCAAGAATCTAAAATTGATATTGCCGACGCAAAAAATAAATTGGCTCAAGCCGAGCAACAGCTGAATATGGTTGTCGAAGTTGCTAAGAATGAAGTTGTAGCAGCAAATAAGAACTATCAACAAGCTCAAGTACAATTGGAATCTGCAGGTACTTATCAAAGATTGATTCAAAAAGGCTTTTTAGCTGGTGTAAATACCTACATAGAAACAATTGACGCCCGAACACAATATACCTCAGCAAAATTAGCTTTAAATATACAGAAATATAAACTTTTGACATCTTTAGCAAAGTTGGAAAGAGAATCTGCAACTTATTTATTCCCTTAA
- the metX gene encoding homoserine O-acetyltransferase family protein: MSINTYQYKETFTFENGEEINNLEIAYHTYGRLNADHSNVVWVCHALTANSDVLDWWPGLFGEHDLFNPRDHFIVCANVIGSGYGSTGPLSIDQKTGLPFYLSFPTFTIRDLVKAHQLLADHLEIKQLQVLIGGSLGGQQALEWAVSNTMIIKNLIAIGTNAAHSPWGIAFNESQRLAITTDRTFYANQADGGLKGLKAARSIALLSYRTYDTYGATQLEDSNEKISDYKAASYQNYQGEKFSKRFNAYSYWYLTKAMDSHNLGRGRISIEDTLRKIQCPTLVIAVSTDNLFPTDEQKFIAKYIPKATYFEIESFYGHDGFLIETKILSKGISNFLNKKTITDEAYSSLN, encoded by the coding sequence ATGAGTATCAACACATATCAATACAAAGAAACCTTTACATTTGAAAATGGAGAGGAAATCAATAACCTTGAAATTGCTTATCATACTTATGGAAGATTAAATGCTGACCACAGCAATGTTGTTTGGGTATGCCATGCGTTAACTGCCAATTCAGATGTTTTGGATTGGTGGCCAGGATTATTTGGTGAACATGATTTGTTTAATCCAAGGGATCACTTTATTGTATGTGCTAATGTTATCGGATCCGGCTACGGGAGTACAGGCCCCTTGAGTATTGACCAGAAAACAGGTCTACCTTTTTATCTGTCTTTCCCTACATTTACGATCCGCGATTTAGTGAAAGCACATCAATTACTTGCGGATCACCTGGAAATCAAACAGCTTCAAGTGCTTATTGGTGGTTCTTTAGGTGGGCAACAGGCATTAGAATGGGCGGTATCCAATACCATGATTATCAAAAATCTAATTGCTATTGGCACAAATGCGGCGCATTCACCTTGGGGCATTGCATTTAATGAAAGTCAAAGACTTGCCATTACAACAGATCGTACATTTTATGCCAACCAGGCTGATGGTGGTTTAAAAGGATTAAAAGCAGCTCGTTCTATTGCCCTATTATCGTACAGGACTTACGATACCTATGGGGCAACACAATTAGAAGATTCGAATGAAAAAATAAGTGATTATAAAGCTGCATCTTATCAAAACTATCAAGGAGAAAAATTTAGTAAACGTTTCAATGCTTATAGCTATTGGTACTTAACTAAAGCGATGGATAGCCATAATCTAGGCAGAGGGCGTATTTCAATTGAAGATACACTTCGAAAAATTCAATGTCCGACATTGGTAATTGCCGTATCTACGGATAATTTATTCCCAACGGATGAACAAAAATTTATTGCTAAATATATTCCTAAGGCTACTTATTTTGAAATAGAATCTTTCTATGGACACGATGGCTTTTTAATCGAAACAAAGATTCTTTCGAAAGGAATTTCAAATTTTTTAAATAAAAAAACAATAACTGATGAAGCATATTCATCTTTAAACTAA
- a CDS encoding efflux RND transporter permease subunit, whose protein sequence is MSLIKYPIKNYQFTLIMVLMVLVVAISTVLTMPRAEDPDMKPPNYPVVVIHPGTSPKDMEQLIVKPLEARFYDLDGIKRIKTTINNGVAFFMVEFAYGTDYDDKYQELVQELAASRSELPDNIYSAEVLKIDPTGVSVIQGALISENASQSTMKKLSDDLKSRLQKVKALKDIKVNGLSDQLIRVDMNQAKMAELKIPLDRVIQAIKNENQNIPGGSVIAGDKSFSVKTSGNYQSIAQIQSTIIASAEGKNMLLKDIAQVYPTFGAETHITRLNGYQAVLINAAQKEGMNITETQKEYEKVFAEFQKTLPANVTFVVNFDQATNVNKRLGGLGIDFMIAIVLVLVTLLPLGIRASLVVMIAIPLSLGLGLIALNIFGYSMNQLSIVGFVVALGLVVDDSIVVVENIERWMREGYSKFDAAVKATNQIALAVLGCTVTLVIAFLPLMFMPEMSGDFIRSLPTAVITSVIGSMLVALLVVPFLASKILKPHASEEGNFLLRGLQKLIHGTYAVWLDKALQRPVMTALIALAIFIGSVALIPLAGFSLFPPSEKPQFMIHVKAPLQSNILQTDRITKNIENELRQIPEIKYFTSNIGKGNPRIYYNMQQGSENSSYADIFVQLHDDVNSEEKLKLIENLQRKWTPYLGGVIEVRNFEQGVPVISPIEVKLFGENLDSLQSLAAQVEKILKTTNGSIYVNNPIKNNKTDIRININREKAMALGVPAIQIDQTIRVVLAGFNIGTFTDPNSEDNEYQIQVTVPRSNYPDLDVFKGVFVNNVMGTAIPLAQLASVEFESSPANIYHQNKDRTVSVNSFVAKGFNNNDVIQEVIAKMDKFPFPKGYSYEMGGDVESRKIAFGGFGTIIMITIFMFIAVLILEFKTFKSTLIVLSVIPLGIVGAILALLVTGNTLSFVATIGLIALAGIEVKNTILLVDFTNQLRREGMALNDAIEKAGELRFLPIILTTLTAIGGLLPIAWSNNPLISPLAIVMIGGLISSTLLSRIMTPVIYKLIPPKIQPESKV, encoded by the coding sequence ATGAGTTTAATTAAATATCCCATTAAAAACTATCAGTTTACCTTAATCATGGTGCTGATGGTATTGGTAGTGGCAATTAGTACCGTGTTGACAATGCCGAGAGCGGAAGATCCCGATATGAAACCGCCAAATTATCCTGTGGTGGTTATTCATCCCGGAACAAGTCCTAAAGACATGGAACAGTTGATTGTTAAACCATTAGAGGCCCGATTTTATGATCTCGATGGGATTAAGCGAATCAAAACAACGATCAATAATGGTGTTGCTTTTTTCATGGTAGAATTTGCATATGGAACGGACTATGACGATAAGTATCAGGAATTGGTACAAGAACTTGCCGCATCAAGATCCGAATTACCCGACAATATTTATAGTGCCGAAGTATTGAAAATCGACCCTACAGGGGTAAGTGTGATTCAAGGGGCTTTAATTTCAGAAAATGCGTCTCAGTCAACCATGAAAAAATTGTCGGATGATCTTAAATCTCGTTTACAAAAGGTTAAAGCACTCAAGGACATAAAAGTAAATGGATTATCGGATCAGCTGATTCGAGTGGACATGAATCAGGCGAAAATGGCTGAATTAAAAATACCTTTAGACCGCGTTATTCAAGCCATTAAAAATGAAAATCAAAATATTCCTGGAGGTAGCGTCATTGCTGGAGATAAATCTTTTAGTGTTAAAACAAGTGGCAATTACCAAAGTATAGCACAAATTCAAAGCACAATCATTGCTAGTGCTGAAGGGAAGAATATGTTGTTAAAAGATATTGCACAAGTATATCCAACTTTTGGAGCCGAAACCCACATCACCAGATTGAATGGTTATCAGGCTGTATTGATAAATGCGGCACAAAAGGAGGGTATGAATATTACAGAAACCCAAAAAGAATATGAAAAGGTATTTGCTGAATTTCAAAAAACATTGCCTGCCAACGTAACTTTTGTCGTTAATTTTGATCAAGCAACCAATGTAAATAAACGATTAGGTGGATTGGGTATTGACTTTATGATCGCTATTGTATTGGTTTTAGTTACCTTATTACCCCTGGGAATTCGAGCATCCCTTGTTGTCATGATCGCTATACCTTTATCATTGGGACTAGGTTTGATTGCATTAAACATTTTTGGTTATTCCATGAACCAATTGAGTATTGTTGGCTTTGTGGTGGCATTGGGACTTGTTGTAGATGATAGTATTGTTGTCGTAGAAAATATAGAACGTTGGATGCGAGAGGGATATTCAAAATTTGATGCAGCGGTAAAAGCCACCAATCAAATAGCTTTGGCTGTTTTAGGTTGTACAGTTACTTTAGTCATCGCATTCTTACCTTTAATGTTCATGCCAGAGATGTCAGGGGATTTTATTCGTAGTCTGCCAACTGCTGTTATTACTTCTGTCATTGGATCCATGCTTGTAGCACTTTTAGTCGTACCGTTTTTAGCCAGCAAAATTTTAAAACCTCATGCATCGGAAGAAGGTAATTTTCTATTAAGAGGCTTACAAAAACTGATTCATGGAACCTATGCCGTTTGGTTAGATAAAGCCTTGCAAAGACCTGTCATGACCGCTTTGATTGCTCTTGCTATCTTTATTGGATCAGTAGCACTTATTCCCTTGGCGGGATTTAGTTTATTTCCTCCTTCAGAAAAACCTCAATTTATGATACATGTGAAGGCGCCATTGCAAAGCAATATCTTACAGACAGATCGTATTACTAAAAATATAGAAAATGAATTGAGACAAATTCCAGAAATCAAATATTTCACTAGTAATATTGGGAAAGGAAACCCACGCATATACTACAATATGCAACAAGGATCCGAAAACTCTTCTTATGCCGATATATTTGTACAGTTACATGATGACGTGAATTCTGAAGAGAAGTTAAAACTCATTGAAAATTTACAACGAAAGTGGACACCATATTTAGGAGGGGTGATTGAAGTCCGTAATTTTGAGCAAGGAGTTCCTGTTATCTCACCCATTGAAGTAAAATTGTTTGGTGAAAATTTGGATAGCTTACAGTCGCTAGCTGCACAGGTGGAAAAAATATTAAAGACAACCAATGGATCCATTTATGTCAATAATCCGATTAAGAATAATAAGACTGATATTAGAATTAACATCAATCGAGAGAAAGCGATGGCCTTAGGGGTGCCTGCTATCCAAATTGACCAAACAATTCGTGTGGTGTTGGCTGGTTTTAATATTGGCACATTTACCGACCCCAATTCAGAAGATAATGAATATCAAATCCAAGTGACAGTTCCCCGAAGCAATTATCCTGATTTGGATGTCTTTAAAGGTGTTTTCGTTAACAATGTTATGGGAACAGCAATTCCATTAGCACAATTAGCGTCTGTTGAATTTGAATCTTCTCCAGCGAACATCTATCATCAAAATAAAGATCGTACTGTTTCTGTAAATTCTTTTGTTGCAAAAGGTTTTAATAACAATGATGTCATTCAGGAAGTGATCGCCAAAATGGATAAGTTTCCATTTCCTAAAGGTTATAGCTACGAGATGGGGGGAGATGTGGAAAGTCGGAAAATTGCTTTTGGAGGTTTTGGGACAATCATCATGATTACCATATTTATGTTTATTGCGGTTTTGATATTAGAATTCAAAACATTTAAAAGCACACTGATTGTATTGTCCGTTATACCTTTGGGTATTGTAGGTGCTATTCTAGCTTTGTTAGTAACGGGTAATACGCTTTCATTTGTAGCTACTATAGGATTGATAGCCTTGGCAGGAATTGAGGTGAAGAATACGATCTTACTCGTTGATTTTACAAATCAATTAAGGAGAGAGGGGATGGCATTAAATGATGCTATTGAAAAAGCAGGAGAGCTTCGGTTTCTACCTATTATTTTGACCACTTTAACTGCAATAGGAGGTTTACTACCCATTGCTTGGTCCAACAATCCGTTAATCTCTCCTTTAGCGATTGTTATGATAGGAGGATTGATTAGTTCTACTTTGTTGTCAAGGATTATGACACCAGTTATATATAAACTGATTCCACCTAAAATACAACCAGAATCAAAAGTCTAA
- a CDS encoding efflux RND transporter periplasmic adaptor subunit — MNTANTRILFSLLLSSSLLATSCSHNERKNQITVLDTIPVTLMVLQTNGLTASVEATGVFTTDDETLLSFKNGGIVEKIFVKEGDTVSKGQLLARVNTSEINAKAAQAKLGYEKAKRDFERASKLYYDSVATLEQMQNAKTALEVAKQDLNTVQVNQNFSEIRSNSNGYVLAKLAQDGQVVGPGTPILQVNGAADDKWKLKVGVADRQWAGIQVGDAATIISDALGNQKLIAFVSKKSEGIDPKSGTFSIELMLKEVPKAKIAAGLFAKATILSNMNNQSVWHIPYESLLDGDGKEGYVFITEDNKTAKRVKVQVASIDKNTVTIVAGLENAQALIVAGSPYLVDGSPIQIKSKK, encoded by the coding sequence ATGAATACAGCAAATACGCGTATACTATTTAGTTTACTCTTGAGTTCAAGTCTGTTGGCTACAAGTTGTTCGCATAATGAAAGAAAAAATCAGATAACAGTTTTGGATACGATTCCTGTTACTTTAATGGTTTTACAGACCAATGGATTGACTGCTAGTGTAGAAGCGACAGGTGTTTTCACTACAGATGATGAGACATTATTAAGTTTTAAAAATGGGGGAATTGTGGAGAAAATATTTGTTAAGGAAGGTGATACCGTTAGCAAAGGTCAGCTATTAGCACGTGTAAACACTTCTGAAATTAATGCAAAAGCTGCGCAAGCTAAATTGGGTTATGAGAAAGCAAAAAGAGATTTCGAACGAGCCAGTAAGCTGTATTATGACAGTGTCGCTACGTTAGAGCAGATGCAGAATGCTAAAACAGCCTTGGAAGTTGCTAAGCAAGATTTGAATACAGTGCAGGTTAATCAAAATTTCTCTGAAATCCGATCCAACTCGAATGGTTATGTACTTGCAAAATTAGCACAGGATGGTCAGGTTGTTGGTCCTGGAACACCTATTTTACAAGTAAATGGGGCTGCTGATGATAAATGGAAATTGAAAGTTGGTGTGGCCGACAGACAATGGGCTGGTATACAAGTAGGAGATGCTGCAACAATTATCTCAGACGCATTAGGGAATCAAAAGCTAATAGCCTTTGTGTCCAAAAAATCTGAAGGAATTGATCCCAAATCTGGAACCTTTTCCATAGAACTCATGCTCAAAGAAGTACCTAAAGCAAAAATTGCTGCAGGACTTTTTGCAAAAGCAACAATATTGTCCAATATGAACAATCAATCTGTATGGCATATTCCATATGAATCGCTATTGGATGGAGATGGAAAAGAAGGTTATGTATTTATTACAGAAGATAATAAAACAGCTAAACGTGTCAAAGTCCAAGTTGCATCTATTGATAAAAATACAGTAACAATTGTTGCAGGTTTGGAGAATGCGCAAGCATTAATTGTAGCAGGAAGTCCGTATTTAGTTGATGGATCACCTATACAGATTAAAAGTAAAAAATAG
- a CDS encoding TetR/AcrR family transcriptional regulator — MKDKVDLRKRILEEAKKLFAQDGYNATSIRKIAAKLDISPTTIYLYYKDKSDIVYALHQEGFNMMKEMFFALEYVEDPFERLKAIGKSYIKFAISHPDFYELMFVTKEPMEFLDHHCMGGQWEEGDDVFSFLLQTVIACQSKGYFLGDDSLTVALQAWTTVHGLCSIYISGHLVKLLSEISAKKNTEQIIDDVYRLYTHYMESTK; from the coding sequence ATGAAAGATAAGGTCGATTTGCGTAAGCGTATCCTGGAAGAGGCAAAAAAACTTTTCGCTCAAGATGGTTATAATGCGACATCCATTCGTAAAATTGCAGCCAAACTAGACATAAGTCCAACAACTATCTATCTGTATTACAAAGATAAAAGTGACATTGTATATGCGCTACATCAAGAGGGTTTTAATATGATGAAGGAAATGTTTTTTGCTTTGGAATATGTAGAAGATCCTTTTGAACGCCTAAAAGCGATTGGAAAATCTTATATCAAATTTGCGATTAGTCATCCAGATTTTTACGAATTGATGTTTGTAACCAAAGAACCAATGGAGTTTTTAGATCACCATTGTATGGGTGGACAATGGGAAGAAGGAGATGATGTCTTTAGTTTTTTGTTACAAACTGTAATCGCTTGTCAATCAAAAGGCTATTTTTTAGGTGATGATAGTTTGACTGTTGCATTGCAAGCCTGGACAACTGTTCATGGTCTATGTAGTATTTATATTTCTGGGCATTTGGTCAAATTGTTGTCTGAAATTAGCGCTAAAAAAAATACCGAACAAATTATAGATGATGTATATCGATTGTATACACATTACATGGAATCAACAAAATAA